From Microcoleus sp. bin38.metabat.b11b12b14.051:
CAGGTTTGTGGCGCTGCCTTGATGAGGGGACACAAGAGGGAGTCTCGGACAAATTGAATTCTTTCCCTTCTCTTCTCAACCTTCGCGCGCTTTGCGTCTTCGCGGTTCGTTAGTATTCGTAGGGTGTGTCGCCATTAAAAATCCCTCGCATTCAATCAACTTTTCGAGCGGCGACGCACCTTATACCATTGGCAAAAAACCTTGCTACAGCAAAAATGTTCGGTTTGTTCACATAATCCTGTGATGGAACAGGTGCGTCGCTCGATTGTCGCTCTTTGTTGATTATTGTCGCTCGGCGACGCACCCTACGGCTACTATTTTGGAGCGCCGTCAACGGAAATACTCGATAGACCTATAATGAGAATTGTTATCATTCGCAAATGAGCAATTCTCCATGCAAGCGACATCAGCAGCCACGCCGCCCCAAATTGATTTAGCTTTAATCGGCGCTGGGCCCCACGCCCTAACTCTAGTAGCACACATATTGCAAAAACGCAATAGCCTGCGGGATAAACTTTTAGCATTCGATCCGAGCGGCGAATGGGTGACTGAGTGGCGGAGGCAATTTGCAGCTTTAGAAATTGGGCATTTGCGATCGCCCGCAGTGCACCACCCAGATCCCAACCCTTACGAATTGCGGAGATTTGCCGAAAATCGCTCCTCGGAATTGTTTCCCCCCTACGATTTGCCGGGAAGTCGGTTATTTGAGGAATTTTGCGCTGATACAGTTAAACGGTGGGATTTGGGCGATCGAGTTATCAAAGCAAAAGTCACCCGCATTCAGCCCAAATCCGGCAGTTTCCGCCTGTGGTTTGAAGATGGCAAAAGTGCGATCGCCCGCCGAGTAATTGTCGCCGCCGGTAGTGGGAAACCGCATTTACCAGCCTGGGTAAATCAAATTCAAACACAGCATCCCGCCGAAAGAATTCGTCACTCCCATCAAATAGATTTGCGGAATTTGCAATTGTCAGGAGAACAAATATTAATTGTCGGCGGCGGACTAACCAGCGGACATTTAGCAGTAGGAGCAATTGCTAGAGGAGCCAAAGTCCTGTTAATGACTAGGCGCTATTTCCAAGAAAAACTATTTGATGCCGAACCCGGTTGGTTGGGGCCAAAATATCTCAAAGGATTTGCCGCCGAAGCTGATTGTCACAAGCGTTGGGAAGCTATTCAACAAGCTCGCAATGGCGGCTCGATGACACCGGAAATTATGACACAGTTACGCAGGTTGTCCCACAGCGAAAAGCTGACATTTCATGAAGAGTGCGAAGTTGTTGGCGTGCGGTGGGAAAATAACAGATGGACTGTTGATTGCAGCGGTGGGGAGACGTTATTTGTCGATCGCATTTGGCTAGCAACCGGCACTAAACTAGATATTGCAGCCGAGCCTTTGTTCAAAGAAATGCTAGAAACCCATCCCATTGAAATAGTTAAAGGTTTGCCAGTATTAGACAAACACCTGCGTTGGCCCGGATGCGAATTATTTTTGACTGGTGGTTTAGCAGCGCTGCAAGTGGGCCCAGTCGCGAGAAACCTTTCAGGGGCGAGAATGGCGTGCGATCGCATTGTACCCGCGATCGTCAAATCCAGCGTTGCACTCTCGCCCGCAATAATTAGAACAACAGCTTAACTATTGCAACTTAACAGCAGCCCGCTGAATTGGCAAAACTTCATCCAATGTCAATTCGCGATCGGCTGTTAGGTGACTGGAACAGCAAATTGTGCTGAAATAAAGAGGACGACCGACAACTTGAGAAAAATGCTGTTCTAAAAGTAACCGAGAAGTGATATCGCCCAATAGTTCAGAGATATCCTTTGTCAATTGTTCGGTATCGTCGCGGTGAGTAATTCTGAACTGAAAAGGGGTTTTGCCGTTAGCGCAGCCCGCCCCTACGGGGGCTACGCCAACGGAGAGGATCGACTTTTTAATTTCCGCATCAAAAGCATCATTTTTCCCGGTGACAAAAGCCGCAGCCTGATCTGTCAAAAATTGCCAAGCTTCGGGAAATATCTTGCGAATATTTTCTAGAGGATTTCCTGTTTCGTAAACTAAAGTAGCAGTTTTGCAATCCATGAATCCGACCTCGGGTAGTTAGTAGCGTGTATCAACAAGTTTTAGTTTTTGACCTTGATTATTATCTTTCATAGCGGCAACTAAATCAAGGCTTTTTGATTAAATTTGATTAAGATTTATAACTTTTAACAAATGATGTATCTCTGTTTACCAATTACCAATGACCAATGATATGATGTCAGATTTATTACCATAACAAAAACGGTTTGTAGTGCGGACTTTAGTCCGCTTTCCGGCTGCGGACTAAAGTCCGCACTACAAACCTATCTTACTGCGGTTAATCGATCGCACACGATATGACCAATTACCAATTACCCATTACGCATTTTCTACTTCCAATACCTGCGCCAGTGAAACAAATTCTCCCATAAATTCTGGAGAAAAATATTGCTTTGGAAGCGCTGCGACTCCCAAATAGCAGCAGTTTGACCGTTAATTGCTGAAAAACTAGACCAAATATAAGGAAGTTCTGCGATCGCCTCAACCTTCATCCCGTGACGCACCGCAAAGGCGATCGCCTGAATCAACTCCGCAGCTTGCGGGCCCACAATAGTCGCTCCCAAAATGTCCCCGTTGCGCCGCCCGACAATCTTACAAAAACCCGTTGTCTCTCCTGACATTTGAGCTCTTTCAACATTCTTGAAATGTTCCCGAGCCACAATCAAATCGTCTCCAAAACGGCGCCTTGCTTGTGCTTCCGTCAACCCAACCCTCGCCAACTGCGGATCGGAAAAAATTGCCCAAGGAATCCCGCGATAATCTATGTGAAACAGCGGCAAAAATAAAGCATTTTTCACAGCCACCGCAGCTTCGCAATTAGCGATGTGAGGGAACGGATAGCCGCCAGCCACATCGCCGATCGCATAAATGCGCGAATTAGTTGTTTGCAACTTTTCATTTAAAATCAACCCGCGATCGCTAAATTTCACCCCAGCGGCTTCCAGATTTAACGCTGCAAAATTGTAGCCTCGCCCCGCAGCTAAAAAAATCTCCTCAGCTTCGATCGCCCTTGGCCCAGCTTGAATCCACTTTTTACCCTCAATCACCCTAGCTTGAGTCACCTCAGTCGCAGTCAGAATCCGCACGCCTTCAGCTTCCATTCCAGCTTGCACCAAACCAGCAGCCTCGCGGTCTTCTTTCGCCAAAATGTGCGAACTTTTCACCACCAAAGTCACAGCAGATCCCAGCCGAGAAAAAGTCTGAGCCACTTCGACACCGCTGGGATCTGCACCAATTACAGCCAAACTTTTCGGCAACTGTGGCAGTTTTGCTAATTCCCCCACTGTTTCGGAAGTAAAAAAGCCGACAGACGAAAGTCCTTCAATATTGGGAATTGCAGGCATTGTTGGACAAGCTAGCAAATAAGCGCGCGATCGCAATTTCCTGTCGCCCGCAATCACAGCCAAATCCGGTTCCACAACAAACTCGCCGTTACCAAAAATAATATCAACCCCGCGAGCAGCCAAAACGCCGAGAGCATCAATTTCTGACAAATTAGAAACAACACCCTCAGCCCACTTTCGAGCCCCCTCAAACCGCAATTCGATCGGGCCCGCTCCCCAACTCACCCCCAAATGCGGGCGGCCGAGCTGATGAGCAAAACGAGCAGCCTCCCTCAAAGTTTGGCTGTATCTCAAACCAAAGTCGATCGGCTCTTTCCCCTCCGCGGGCAAATCTTGCGAATGACTCAGCGGTTCCACCAAAGCAACGCGAGCCGGGAAATTAGTAGCAGTCAAAGCAGCATAGCGCCCAGCCGCTGTACCGCCAATAATTACTAAATCATAATCAAGCATAAATAGTCAGTTGACAGTTGACAGTTGACAGTTGACAGTTGACAGTTGACAGTTGACAGTTGACAGTTGACAGTTGGCAGTTAGTTGACAGTTGACAGTTGACAGTTGACAGTTGACAGTTGACAGTTGACAGTTGTCAGTTTAAAAATACCAGCGAACTTTTATATTTGTATTTCTTTATTTTGTTTCTTCTCTTGCTTCTCTTTCTTCTCCTTCTTCGTATCCTAGGGCTATCGCGCGGCGAAAGCCTAACGCTACGAGAGCAGTTCCTTCAAAAAATCATTCAACAGTGCCAATAGAATATATTAATTCCAAATAATTTATAAGAGTGCGAGCATCTCCCTTGGGATGCAAGCAAAATCCTCGCACTCCAGCAACATCAAGCCATTGACAACTGAGCGCAGACATCGGCAAGTCCAGAAATCAGCCGCAGATTGTCGGCCCTCTCGCGCACGGCTACTCGAAAATATCGATCGCCCAACTCAGGAAAACTCAAACAATCCCGAATCAAAATCCGGTGTTTTTGCAACAGACTTTTTTGGATCGCAGTCACCGACACCGACGACTCAACTAACAAGAAATTAGCCGCCCCGGCAATTGGTTGCAAACCCGGTAAATCAGCCAAACCTTCAAACAGCTCCCGACGAGCCACAGGCAGCCAATCCCAAGTTTGCCGCTCAAAAGCAGCATCTCGCAGCGCAGCGGCAGCCGCCGCCGCCGCCAAGGCATTTACAGGCCAAGGATCGCGCCGCAACTGCCAGCGGCGGAGGATATCGGGACGGGCGATCGCACATCCGATCCGCAGTCCCGGCAGAGAATAGAATTTGGTGAGCGATCGTAAAACCACCAAATTCGGAAACTCCTCAACAGCAGCGATCGAACTTTGCTGCTGTTGAGGCGGTAGAAAGTCCATAAAGGCCTCATCTACCACCACCAGAGCCAAATGCTCCAAATAAGGGCGAATCGCTTCCCTAGCGAACAGCAAACCCGTCGGATTGTGCGGGTTGTTGAGCAGCAAACCTCGATCGGCACCGAGAGTAAGGGGAACCGGGATTTTCAGGGAAGGAGAGACCAATAAACGGTTAGAAACTGACAAATCATCCGTTACTAACTCGTTTAAAAGCTCCGCCTTCAAAGATTGAAGCTCCAAAGGACATTCCAGCACCTGTGCGCCGAAAGCCTTCAGAGCCCGCCAGTAATCGCCAAAAGCCGGAGTTACCAAATAAGTCGCCTCCAGCTCCGACAAATCCCAAGCCGCCCAAGTCAACAATTCTGCCGAACCGTTCCCCGGCAAAATCCAATCCGGGTCAACATTCAAAGCCTCACCCAAAGCAGCCCTGAGCTCTCCATAATCCGGATCTGGGTAAGCCGTCAGACTGCTCGAGTGAGATTGAATCGCAGCCAGGGCCGACTCAGGAGGGCCCAAAGGACTGATACTGGCAGAAAAATCGAGAATAGCAGAGGCAGGACAGCCCGCCAGTGTGGCTGCCCAAGCTAAATTCCCACCGTGTACAGGTCTAATCAAGACTCAGTTCGCCAGTTATTGGGGGTTTTTCGGCGGTGCAACTCTGTCCTTAAACAACTTGCCTGCGGAAAATGCAGGAACCTTAGTTGCCGGGATTTCCATCTTGTCGCCTGTTTTGGGATTGCGACCCTCGCGGGCTTTGCGTTCCCGCGACTCAAACGATCCAAAACCCACCAGTGTCACCTTATCGCCGTCTGAGACAGCTTCCATGATTGCTTCCAAGGCTGCACTCAACACGGCATCTGCCTGTTTTTTCGTGACACTAGCCTTTTCTGCCACTACATCAACCAATTCACCTTTGTTCATTGCGCACTCCTTCTGGGTTTGCAAAATACGTCAAACTGAGTTCAATTATTAGCTGCGAGTTATCAACTGCATTGGAGTTTGGGTTTGGAGGTTGGGGTAGTTCCCTATTGCTCCAGCCCGCTTCCCAATTAAGAACTCCTGCTGAATACCAATTACCCTAGGATAATTGGTCAGAAAAGGAATTTTTGTTTCTAATTGCTGAAAACCCCACAGCATCTAATTTTCACTGCATTATTCTAAAGTTTTGCCGGTCGTTATGGATCGGTGGAACCTTTAATTTATATGGAACTTGCCAACTTTTTAGAATTAATACCCAAATTTTCTTAAAAAAATACAACCTGGAGAGAAGATTTTTAGCCGGGAGTGGATTTGAAATGGGGAAACAAGCAGAAATGGAAGGAATAAAATGTCATTTGTCAAGAGTTAAACAAAAGTTTATTTTCTTCTTGCCTCTGCTTTCTGAGAGAAAGAAGGTGAATTAAAACGAACAAAGTCAGAATTGTCAAGGGTAAAATAAAAAATTCCCTCGCACCTCGCACCTCGAACCATTTGTGTCACCGATCGCCTAAAAACCTTTGTATCTGTCGTTTATAGCCGAGGCCCGATCCCCCTTGCATCCCCCGGATAGTCGGGGGACGAAATACGCTCTTGTCCCCCTCCCACCAGGGGGGTTAGGGGCGATCGAGACTCAGCAAATCGTCAGACAGCAGACAGGCACTACTTTTGGCATTAAGTTGACACTTCTTCCTTCTTCCTTCTTCCTTCTTCCTTCTTCCTTCTTCCTTCTTCCTTCTTCCTTCTTCCCTCTTCCTTCGCCCGGGGCCTACTGTCTGGGCTGAACCGGCTGACTGCGCTGCAACAGTTGGCGGGCGTCGGGACTGATGCTGTTTTGGTAGCCGAAGTTCGATCGATCGCTATCATCCAAAATCTGCGGAGTCAGCAATACAATCAACTCCGCCCGCTGGTTGTCCTTAACGGTTCTCCTGAACAGCGAACCGATAATCGGCAAATCTCCCAAAATAGGAATCTTGTTGGCTACAATCCGTTCTTCGTCGCGGATAATCCCCGACACAATCAAAGTTTGACCGTCCCGCAGGCGAATTAGCCCGGATTGCAAAGAGCGCTCTCCCAGCAGCGTGATCGTATTAATGTTCGCGCCCGTGGACAATTGTTGCGGGTTGCCCGGTGTCCTGATAATCGGGTTCACCCGCAGAGAGACAAAGCCATTATCGTCAACCCGGTCAACTGCCACCCCTAACTGCAAACCTGCCCGATCCTTAACAGCAGTCACTGTTGTGGTGCTGGTATTTCCGGTAGTCTGCGTTTGCGACGTGACGTTACTGATTACCTCATCAGTAATATTCACATTCGCCGTTTCTCCTTCTTGAACCACCAGAGTCGGATCGGTCAAGATTTTGGCATTCCGGGTTTCAATAGTTGCCTGCAACGCTGAGAGGAACCTCCTCGGATATTGGAAGAATGGGAACAAGGCGAAAGTCGCAGCTCCCGCAGAATTTGGGGTTGTAGGGTTAAACGGGGTGTAATCGCTAATCCCGACTCGCGTGGGGTCATTAGTAATCGGGGCGATCGGCTGGACGAACAACCCGCCACCATTTCCTGTGAGGGGAACGTTAATTAAATTGCCCCTCGGATCGTAGAAAGGAGCCACGGCACTTGGTATGGGGTTGGGGACGATCGGCCGGCCAGTGATGCCGGGGTCGCTGCCAAACCCCCTTGCTGGAGGATTGATGCCGCCGAAATTGAGACTTGCTACTCCCCCATCATTGACAAAGAAATTGTTATTAATTCCGAAAGAGAAACTGCTGCTACTTCTGTTGTTTCCCAACAAGTTGACATCGATCACCTTGACGTTGACAGCCACTTGACGGCGGCGTAAATCTAGCTGAGTCAAGAAAGCTACGGCAATATCAACTTTGCGGGGGTCGCCCACCAAAGTGATGGAATTGAGCCGAGAATCTGCCAGCACCGACAGTCCCCTCAGCAATAGGGGCCCGTTGCCGTCCTTGGCACCGATCGCCTTAATGTCAGGTTCCCGAATTTCCACATCCCGCGCGGCATTTCCCTGGCCTACGGTTTGGATAGTCACCCGAGTAATCGGCAGTTGAGTTTCCGCACCTTGAGCGCTCAAAAAGTTAGCTGCATCGGTCGATCGCACTTGATTGAGCCGCAAAGTGCGAACAATGATGTTGCGCGAGTCCAGAGGCAAATTAGTCCCCACAAAAATCGTGCGCCCGACGCGGTTTGCTTGCAATCCGCTAATCCGCAGCACGTAGTTAAAAACATCTTGCACCGACTCATTTTCGATGTCCAAGGAAATCTTCGGCCCTTCATCAGAGCCTGCTGCTGCTCCAGGAGCAGCCGGCGGCTGGCCCGGTTGACCGGGGGCTCCACCGCCCGTAAAAGCAATGTTCAATCCCGCAGCCCGGGCCAGCAGAGCTAACACGTCG
This genomic window contains:
- a CDS encoding FAD/NAD(P)-binding domain-containing protein, with amino-acid sequence MQATSAATPPQIDLALIGAGPHALTLVAHILQKRNSLRDKLLAFDPSGEWVTEWRRQFAALEIGHLRSPAVHHPDPNPYELRRFAENRSSELFPPYDLPGSRLFEEFCADTVKRWDLGDRVIKAKVTRIQPKSGSFRLWFEDGKSAIARRVIVAAGSGKPHLPAWVNQIQTQHPAERIRHSHQIDLRNLQLSGEQILIVGGGLTSGHLAVGAIARGAKVLLMTRRYFQEKLFDAEPGWLGPKYLKGFAAEADCHKRWEAIQQARNGGSMTPEIMTQLRRLSHSEKLTFHEECEVVGVRWENNRWTVDCSGGETLFVDRIWLATGTKLDIAAEPLFKEMLETHPIEIVKGLPVLDKHLRWPGCELFLTGGLAALQVGPVARNLSGARMACDRIVPAIVKSSVALSPAIIRTTA
- a CDS encoding NAD(P)/FAD-dependent oxidoreductase, whose protein sequence is MLDYDLVIIGGTAAGRYAALTATNFPARVALVEPLSHSQDLPAEGKEPIDFGLRYSQTLREAARFAHQLGRPHLGVSWGAGPIELRFEGARKWAEGVVSNLSEIDALGVLAARGVDIIFGNGEFVVEPDLAVIAGDRKLRSRAYLLACPTMPAIPNIEGLSSVGFFTSETVGELAKLPQLPKSLAVIGADPSGVEVAQTFSRLGSAVTLVVKSSHILAKEDREAAGLVQAGMEAEGVRILTATEVTQARVIEGKKWIQAGPRAIEAEEIFLAAGRGYNFAALNLEAAGVKFSDRGLILNEKLQTTNSRIYAIGDVAGGYPFPHIANCEAAVAVKNALFLPLFHIDYRGIPWAIFSDPQLARVGLTEAQARRRFGDDLIVAREHFKNVERAQMSGETTGFCKIVGRRNGDILGATIVGPQAAELIQAIAFAVRHGMKVEAIAELPYIWSSFSAINGQTAAIWESQRFQSNIFLQNLWENLFHWRRYWK
- the cobD gene encoding threonine-phosphate decarboxylase CobD, yielding MIRPVHGGNLAWAATLAGCPASAILDFSASISPLGPPESALAAIQSHSSSLTAYPDPDYGELRAALGEALNVDPDWILPGNGSAELLTWAAWDLSELEATYLVTPAFGDYWRALKAFGAQVLECPLELQSLKAELLNELVTDDLSVSNRLLVSPSLKIPVPLTLGADRGLLLNNPHNPTGLLFAREAIRPYLEHLALVVVDEAFMDFLPPQQQQSSIAAVEEFPNLVVLRSLTKFYSLPGLRIGCAIARPDILRRWQLRRDPWPVNALAAAAAAAALRDAAFERQTWDWLPVARRELFEGLADLPGLQPIAGAANFLLVESSVSVTAIQKSLLQKHRILIRDCLSFPELGDRYFRVAVRERADNLRLISGLADVCAQLSMA
- a CDS encoding HU family DNA-binding protein, yielding MQTQKECAMNKGELVDVVAEKASVTKKQADAVLSAALEAIMEAVSDGDKVTLVGFGSFESRERKAREGRNPKTGDKMEIPATKVPAFSAGKLFKDRVAPPKNPQ
- a CDS encoding type IV pilus secretin family protein; this translates as MKQHLRLSGGLLCSVAGVLVAQGPVWAAPTQVTGVQVSQANNGVSIVLATEKGDRPQVFGINSGNTYQATITNTQLRLRQGSSFRQDNPAPGISSVEITQVEANSIRVVVAGTSGVPSGQVVPGQGQSIVLSVAGQGGTVQSTQAAQPGLTALNQAQAAPPPPGLPLSPSTPRPAPQIRTSQTPGVLLPNPQVTVTRDDRPPLPSEIQSQNNQAAPFQPRAVAPPLGDIAVSNIAPAGASIELSSGERIPRLVLRDAPVRDVLALLARAAGLNIAFTGGGAPGQPGQPPAAPGAAAGSDEGPKISLDIENESVQDVFNYVLRISGLQANRVGRTIFVGTNLPLDSRNIIVRTLRLNQVRSTDAANFLSAQGAETQLPITRVTIQTVGQGNAARDVEIREPDIKAIGAKDGNGPLLLRGLSVLADSRLNSITLVGDPRKVDIAVAFLTQLDLRRRQVAVNVKVIDVNLLGNNRSSSSFSFGINNNFFVNDGGVASLNFGGINPPARGFGSDPGITGRPIVPNPIPSAVAPFYDPRGNLINVPLTGNGGGLFVQPIAPITNDPTRVGISDYTPFNPTTPNSAGAATFALFPFFQYPRRFLSALQATIETRNAKILTDPTLVVQEGETANVNITDEVISNVTSQTQTTGNTSTTTVTAVKDRAGLQLGVAVDRVDDNGFVSLRVNPIIRTPGNPQQLSTGANINTITLLGERSLQSGLIRLRDGQTLIVSGIIRDEERIVANKIPILGDLPIIGSLFRRTVKDNQRAELIVLLTPQILDDSDRSNFGYQNSISPDARQLLQRSQPVQPRQ